Proteins encoded within one genomic window of Thiothrix litoralis:
- a CDS encoding AI-2E family transporter: MLPNNDNTNEGLFLPSPPLQPKARWEHVLPLLSRLLVWGIIFGLLALLSSFFTLIFLTFVFAYLQSGIVDMLTRRMRWLRVPVVIMVGTLFLGAIIAVSLFLAPQVYQQATGFAKGFFVYMERIDTEVLDLAERYPVLQEAIPELRRPPAPTTPAPAIPTWAAPAAPVINDTAVANSANGAADTMPRTFRDSPTSLLLGFFTGSDKPVDGREAVKVGLDQLTHFSGQALGILTTFLLALLFAFLIVLDLPHLVASVRDLENTRLRFIYVEVADNIYQFGKVLGHAMQAQFYIACVNTVLTAIGVSFLGMGEHMAFLAVLVFLFSFVPVAGVFISSVPICLIALNTGGANLMLLSIGMIIVIHLVEGYVLNPLIYGARLRVNPVIVLIILTVGGKLFHIWGLILGLPVCIYLFGHAIRYRKM; encoded by the coding sequence ATGCTGCCGAATAATGACAATACTAACGAAGGCTTGTTTCTTCCCTCACCCCCGCTACAACCCAAGGCTCGTTGGGAGCATGTGCTGCCGTTGTTGAGCCGTTTGTTGGTGTGGGGCATTATTTTCGGTTTGTTGGCCTTACTCAGCTCCTTTTTCACCCTGATTTTCCTGACGTTTGTGTTCGCTTACTTGCAATCAGGCATTGTGGATATGCTGACCCGACGGATGCGCTGGCTGCGTGTGCCCGTGGTGATTATGGTCGGCACCTTGTTTCTGGGGGCCATTATTGCCGTGAGCTTGTTTCTTGCGCCACAGGTGTATCAGCAGGCGACGGGGTTTGCGAAAGGCTTCTTTGTCTACATGGAACGCATTGATACGGAAGTGCTGGATCTGGCGGAACGTTACCCGGTGCTGCAAGAGGCTATCCCGGAATTACGTCGCCCGCCTGCGCCCACGACACCTGCACCGGCTATTCCTACATGGGCTGCGCCCGCCGCCCCGGTAATAAATGATACTGCCGTTGCTAACTCTGCCAACGGCGCTGCCGATACGATGCCCCGGACATTTCGGGATTCCCCCACCAGCCTGTTGTTGGGGTTTTTTACCGGATCGGATAAGCCTGTCGATGGGCGCGAAGCAGTGAAAGTGGGTCTGGATCAGTTGACCCATTTCAGTGGTCAAGCGCTGGGAATTTTAACCACTTTTCTGCTGGCGCTGTTGTTTGCTTTCCTGATTGTGCTGGATCTGCCGCATTTGGTGGCAAGTGTGCGCGATTTGGAAAATACCCGCTTACGGTTTATCTACGTGGAAGTGGCGGATAATATCTACCAGTTCGGTAAAGTATTGGGTCATGCCATGCAGGCACAATTTTACATTGCGTGTGTGAATACGGTGTTGACTGCGATTGGGGTGTCATTTTTAGGGATGGGCGAGCACATGGCATTCCTTGCCGTGCTGGTCTTCTTGTTTAGTTTTGTGCCGGTGGCGGGCGTCTTCATCAGTTCAGTGCCGATTTGCCTGATCGCGCTGAATACCGGCGGCGCGAATCTGATGTTGTTGAGCATTGGCATGATCATCGTTATTCATCTAGTGGAAGGCTATGTTTTGAACCCGCTGATTTATGGCGCACGTCTGCGGGTTAACCCGGTGATCGTGCTGATTATTCTCACGGTTGGTGGTAAGTTGTTCCATATCTGGGGCTTGATCCTGGGGTTGCCGGTGTGCATTTACCTGTTTGGTCATGCTATTCGTTACCGTAAGATGTGA
- a CDS encoding HyaD/HybD family hydrogenase maturation endopeptidase, with protein MLVLGIGNILLQDEGIGIHLLNFMERCFPAFPDVTYLDGGTLSFTLASDIEEHDHLLVLDAVELNAAPGTLCCYENEAMDHFLGTAKRSAHEVGLLDLMDIARLTDHLPKHRALVGIQYQTFGWGEQPTLRVKHNIPLAGRLAANVLQKWEFEAHPPCRPLRQAPKLEIAL; from the coding sequence ATGTTGGTGTTAGGTATTGGCAATATCCTGTTACAGGATGAAGGGATCGGCATCCATCTTCTCAACTTCATGGAAAGGTGTTTTCCCGCGTTCCCGGATGTGACCTATCTGGATGGTGGTACCTTGAGCTTTACCCTCGCCAGCGACATCGAAGAACACGATCACTTGCTGGTGCTGGATGCGGTGGAATTGAATGCAGCCCCCGGTACCTTATGCTGTTACGAAAATGAGGCGATGGATCATTTTCTCGGTACAGCCAAGCGCAGCGCCCACGAAGTGGGTTTGCTGGATTTGATGGATATTGCCCGCCTGACCGATCACTTACCCAAACACCGCGCCTTGGTCGGTATCCAGTACCAGACCTTTGGGTGGGGCGAGCAGCCGACGCTGCGGGTAAAGCACAATATTCCGCTGGCAGGCCGTCTGGCTGCCAATGTCTTACAAAAGTGGGAGTTCGAGGCGCATCCGCCGTGCCGACCTCTCCGTCAAGCACCCAAGTTGGAGATCGCGCTATGA
- a CDS encoding hydrogenase expression/formation C-terminal domain-containing protein, translating into MSLHAIPVHAEAAVTGNLRPVQHEIRQALSELIAHGTHGMIDLHSLPFSPQEYAALDDFLGEGEIDLTLNVLGKTRLRESSYAGIWRVEHFDDNDKRIGYFIEIGHVPEILRSQCDDIKEGLATMTTILAMEENDNEDDAT; encoded by the coding sequence ATGAGTCTACATGCTATTCCTGTTCACGCCGAAGCCGCCGTCACGGGCAACTTGCGCCCCGTGCAGCACGAAATCCGCCAAGCACTGAGTGAGCTGATTGCGCATGGCACGCACGGCATGATCGACTTGCACAGCTTGCCATTTTCACCACAGGAATATGCGGCACTGGATGATTTTCTGGGTGAAGGCGAAATCGACCTGACCCTCAATGTGCTGGGCAAAACCCGCTTGCGTGAAAGCAGCTATGCTGGCATCTGGCGTGTTGAACACTTTGACGACAACGACAAACGTATCGGTTATTTCATCGAAATTGGTCATGTGCCGGAAATCCTGCGTTCCCAATGCGACGACATTAAGGAAGGCTTGGCGACCATGACCACGATTCTCGCGATGGAGGAAAATGATAATGAGGACGACGCAACATGA
- a CDS encoding hydrogenase small subunit, which produces MRTTQHEPHEETLGERLRSQGISRRGFLKFCGLLASSMALAPAMVPKIAAALEQAKRPSVIWLSFQECTGCTESLTRSHSPSIEGLIFDAISLDYHHTLQAASGYGAEEARAEAMKEHYGKYVLVVDGSIPIGNPGFSTIAGISNLDMLKEAAAGAAAIIAVGTCAAFGGLPKADPNPTGAVSVADIIKDKPIINVSGCPPIPVVITGTIAHILTFGIPELDSLGRPKAFYGQNIHDRCYRRPFYERGLFAETFDDEGAKAGWCLYKLGCKGPVTYNACATLKWNEGTSFPIEAGHGCIGCSEPNFWDFGGFYKALSIPTGMTGQTAVYAAAAGIAVGVAAGAMNKKAKTDAAGLHKTVTVDELNQESPS; this is translated from the coding sequence ATGAGGACGACGCAACATGAACCCCACGAGGAAACCTTAGGCGAACGCCTACGCTCGCAAGGTATTTCGCGGCGCGGTTTCCTGAAATTCTGCGGCCTGCTGGCATCCAGCATGGCGCTTGCCCCGGCGATGGTGCCGAAAATCGCGGCAGCGCTGGAACAGGCCAAACGCCCTTCAGTGATCTGGCTTTCCTTTCAGGAATGCACCGGTTGCACCGAATCCCTGACCCGTTCCCACAGCCCTAGTATCGAAGGCTTGATCTTCGATGCCATCTCGCTGGATTACCACCATACCCTGCAAGCCGCCTCTGGTTATGGCGCGGAAGAAGCGCGTGCCGAGGCGATGAAAGAACACTACGGCAAGTACGTGTTGGTCGTGGATGGTTCTATTCCAATCGGCAACCCCGGCTTTTCCACCATCGCCGGTATCAGCAATCTGGATATGTTGAAAGAAGCTGCCGCAGGCGCAGCAGCGATTATCGCGGTGGGGACGTGTGCTGCCTTCGGTGGTTTGCCGAAAGCTGACCCGAACCCGACGGGCGCGGTCTCTGTTGCCGACATCATCAAGGACAAGCCGATCATTAACGTGTCCGGTTGCCCGCCGATTCCGGTGGTGATTACCGGTACGATTGCCCACATTCTGACGTTTGGTATACCTGAGCTGGACAGTTTGGGGCGTCCGAAAGCGTTTTACGGGCAAAATATCCACGACCGTTGCTACCGCCGTCCGTTTTACGAACGCGGTCTGTTTGCGGAAACTTTCGATGACGAAGGCGCAAAAGCAGGCTGGTGTTTGTACAAGCTCGGCTGCAAAGGGCCCGTCACTTACAACGCTTGCGCCACCCTCAAATGGAACGAAGGCACTAGCTTCCCGATTGAAGCCGGGCATGGTTGCATTGGCTGTTCCGAACCCAACTTTTGGGATTTCGGCGGCTTCTATAAGGCGCTATCCATTCCCACCGGTATGACGGGGCAAACGGCTGTTTATGCCGCTGCTGCCGGGATTGCCGTCGGGGTCGCCGCTGGTGCGATGAACAAGAAAGCCAAGACGGATGCTGCTGGTTTGCACAAAACCGTCACCGTCGATGAATTGAATCAGGAGTCACCGTCATGA
- a CDS encoding (Fe-S)-binding protein: protein MSVLTLERGINAFKAQIDAPMASFFSSCVSCGMCAEACLFYTENPDPKFTPIYKLEPMRRVWEQEYTLIGKLKAKLGLSKPVTDAELAEWQELVYNNCSLCGRCSAVCPVGNDITYMIRKMREGMVASGHAPEGLIGASTRAVQIGSPMGVKLPALQAQVKHVEKHTGMEVPFDKEGAEYLLMLSSMEIMNYPEYLEAVAKILTNAGKTWTLSSECFEATNSGIQIGSSDIARELVSRVVAAAEKLKVKTVISPECGHAYTALRWEGPNLIGRPYTFAAKHIVEVLDELRVAGLLETEGFEDAKMTFHDPCQLVRRGGVVQQPRNLMNMVAKNFVEMADHGTMNWCCGAGGGVSANEDAEEVKMKAFQRKKKQLDELKVDTLVTACANCRIQLEEGLEVNQMDMPVVGLTEMIAEHLVERKDKGGAA from the coding sequence ATGAGCGTACTGACACTCGAACGCGGTATCAACGCCTTCAAGGCGCAAATCGACGCGCCAATGGCGAGCTTCTTTTCTTCCTGCGTTTCCTGCGGGATGTGTGCGGAAGCCTGTTTGTTCTACACCGAAAACCCTGACCCCAAGTTCACGCCCATCTACAAGCTGGAGCCGATGCGCCGCGTGTGGGAACAGGAATACACCCTGATCGGCAAACTCAAAGCCAAGCTGGGCTTGAGCAAACCCGTGACCGACGCAGAACTCGCCGAATGGCAGGAACTGGTCTACAACAACTGTTCACTGTGCGGACGTTGTTCGGCAGTTTGCCCAGTCGGTAACGACATCACCTACATGATCCGCAAAATGCGTGAGGGCATGGTTGCCTCCGGTCACGCGCCGGAAGGCTTGATTGGCGCATCCACCCGTGCCGTACAGATCGGCAGCCCGATGGGGGTGAAACTGCCTGCCCTGCAAGCACAGGTCAAACACGTCGAAAAACACACTGGCATGGAAGTTCCCTTCGACAAGGAAGGCGCGGAATACTTGCTGATGCTGTCCTCGATGGAAATCATGAATTACCCCGAGTACTTGGAAGCGGTTGCCAAAATCCTTACCAACGCAGGCAAGACTTGGACGCTGAGTTCAGAGTGTTTCGAGGCCACCAATTCCGGTATCCAGATCGGCTCGTCCGACATTGCGCGGGAGTTGGTCAGCCGGGTGGTCGCTGCCGCCGAAAAGCTCAAAGTCAAAACCGTGATCAGCCCCGAATGCGGGCACGCTTACACCGCCTTGCGTTGGGAAGGGCCCAACCTGATTGGTCGCCCGTACACCTTCGCCGCTAAGCACATTGTCGAAGTGCTGGATGAATTACGGGTAGCAGGCTTGCTGGAAACCGAAGGTTTCGAGGACGCCAAAATGACCTTCCACGACCCTTGCCAGTTGGTACGGCGCGGTGGCGTGGTGCAACAACCGCGCAACCTGATGAACATGGTGGCGAAAAACTTCGTGGAAATGGCCGACCACGGCACCATGAACTGGTGCTGCGGCGCAGGCGGTGGTGTCAGCGCCAATGAAGATGCGGAAGAAGTGAAGATGAAAGCCTTCCAGCGCAAGAAAAAGCAGCTCGATGAACTCAAGGTCGACACGCTGGTAACGGCTTGCGCCAACTGCCGCATCCAGTTGGAGGAAGGGCTGGAAGTAAACCAGATGGATATGCCGGTAGTCGGCTTGACCGAAATGATCGCCGAACATCTGGTGGAACGCAAAGACAAGGGAGGTGCAGCATGA
- a CDS encoding RNA-guided endonuclease InsQ/TnpB family protein, whose product MKTKRAYQFRFYPDPQQETLLAQTFGCVRYVYNSILRYRTDAYYQAQEKVGYTKASSQLTAIKKLPEATFLNDVSSVPLQQCLRNQQTAFKNFFEGRAKYPVFKSKKHRQSAEFTYRAFSYRDGELKLAKCDKPLNIKWSQALPADPTTVTVSKDQAGRYFVSCLCEFEPTLLPVTDKKAGIDVGIKDLFVTSDGFKSGNPRHTAQHAAKLAKYQRRLAKKTLGSKNRLKAKRKVARVHAKISDDRSDNLHKLSRKLINENQVVCAENLAVKNMIKNPTLAKHIADASWGEFTRQLAYKAGWYGRTYVEIGRFFPSTKRCSCCGFVKENMPLDVRSWECPECGTTHDRDVNAARNILAAGLAVLAFGENVSGDGISVSSSCSR is encoded by the coding sequence ATGAAAACTAAACGCGCCTACCAATTCCGATTCTACCCAGACCCACAACAAGAAACGTTGCTGGCTCAGACGTTCGGTTGTGTGCGCTACGTTTACAACAGCATCTTGCGTTACCGCACGGATGCCTACTATCAGGCTCAGGAAAAAGTTGGGTACACGAAAGCGAGTTCCCAACTGACTGCCATCAAAAAACTGCCTGAAGCTACTTTCCTGAACGACGTTTCCAGTGTTCCGCTGCAACAATGCTTGAGGAATCAGCAAACGGCGTTCAAAAACTTCTTTGAAGGTCGGGCAAAATACCCTGTCTTCAAATCTAAAAAGCACCGCCAATCGGCTGAATTCACGTACCGCGCGTTCAGCTACCGTGACGGTGAATTGAAACTGGCGAAGTGCGATAAACCGCTGAATATCAAGTGGAGTCAGGCACTTCCGGCTGACCCCACCACGGTTACTGTTTCCAAAGATCAGGCCGGACGCTATTTTGTGTCTTGCTTGTGTGAATTTGAACCCACGCTGTTGCCCGTCACCGATAAAAAGGCAGGCATTGACGTGGGCATCAAGGATTTGTTCGTTACCTCTGACGGTTTTAAATCCGGTAATCCCCGCCACACCGCACAACATGCGGCTAAACTCGCGAAGTACCAACGCCGTCTTGCCAAGAAGACACTCGGCAGCAAGAACCGGTTGAAAGCTAAACGCAAGGTCGCCCGTGTTCACGCGAAAATTTCCGATGACCGTTCGGACAACTTGCACAAGTTGTCCCGCAAACTGATTAACGAGAACCAAGTGGTTTGTGCTGAAAACCTCGCCGTGAAGAACATGATTAAGAACCCAACGTTAGCCAAGCACATTGCGGATGCAAGTTGGGGTGAGTTCACTCGCCAGCTTGCGTACAAAGCTGGCTGGTACGGGAGGACATACGTTGAGATAGGGAGATTCTTCCCGTCCACTAAACGCTGTTCCTGCTGTGGGTTCGTGAAAGAAAACATGCCGCTGGACGTGCGATCGTGGGAGTGCCCCGAATGCGGCACAACCCACGACCGTGACGTGAATGCAGCACGTAACATTTTAGCCGCCGGGCTGGCGGTGTTAGCCTTTGGAGAGAATGTTAGTGGCGATGGCATTTCGGTGTCGTCGTCCTGTTCTCGGTGA
- a CDS encoding nickel-dependent hydrogenase large subunit — MTERVVVDPITRIEGHLRIEAQMNGNTIEQAYSAGTMVRGIEIILRGRDPRDAWAYAQRICGVCTLVHGIASVRSVENALNYSIPPNAQLIRNLMIAAQYVHDHVMHFYHLHALDWVDVVSALKADPKATSDLAQKVSPSWPNSSAGYFADQQAKLKKFVEAGQLGIFAKAYWGHPAYKLPPEANLMAVSHYLEALAWQRDVAKLHTIFGGKNPHPNFLVGGVPCPIDLNSDSALNMEKLSKVQDIIKKMQVFVDQVYVPDTLAIASFYKDWFKQGEGLGNFMTYGDFPEKGMDDPASFLIPSGVILNRDLSKIHPVDLNAEDQIQEFVAHSWYDYSEGKDKGLHPYAGETELNYTGPKPPYTQLEVDQSYSWMKSPRWKGQAVEVGPLARVLMLYATGHEHTKALVDSSLKYLDLPIEALYSTMGRTAARTLETKIVADKMQTWFDNLIANIKAGDTKTFNETLWEPSSWPSKAQGVGYMEAPRGALAHWIVIKDEKIANYQAVVPSTWNAGPRDVQNQAGAYEASLKGHELHDPKQPVEILRTIHSFDPCIACAVHVTDPDGEELIKVEIQ; from the coding sequence ATGACTGAACGTGTCGTTGTTGACCCCATCACCCGCATCGAAGGCCACTTGCGTATCGAAGCGCAAATGAATGGCAATACCATCGAACAGGCGTATTCCGCCGGAACGATGGTGCGCGGTATTGAAATCATCCTGCGTGGGCGCGACCCGCGTGACGCTTGGGCATATGCGCAACGCATCTGCGGCGTGTGCACGCTGGTACACGGCATTGCCTCGGTGCGCTCGGTGGAAAACGCGCTGAATTACAGCATTCCGCCCAATGCGCAACTGATCCGCAACCTGATGATCGCGGCGCAATACGTGCATGATCATGTGATGCACTTTTATCACTTGCACGCGCTCGACTGGGTGGATGTGGTGTCTGCGCTCAAGGCCGACCCTAAGGCGACTTCCGACCTTGCGCAAAAGGTTTCGCCAAGCTGGCCGAATTCCTCCGCCGGTTATTTCGCCGATCAGCAGGCCAAGCTGAAGAAATTTGTTGAAGCCGGGCAATTGGGCATTTTCGCCAAGGCGTATTGGGGGCATCCCGCCTACAAGCTGCCGCCGGAAGCCAATTTGATGGCAGTTTCACACTACCTTGAAGCGCTGGCGTGGCAACGCGATGTGGCGAAATTGCACACCATTTTCGGCGGGAAAAACCCGCACCCCAACTTCCTCGTCGGTGGCGTGCCGTGCCCGATTGACCTGAATTCTGATTCCGCCCTCAACATGGAAAAGCTGTCGAAGGTGCAGGACATCATCAAGAAAATGCAGGTGTTCGTCGATCAGGTGTACGTGCCGGATACGCTCGCCATCGCCAGCTTCTACAAGGACTGGTTCAAGCAGGGCGAAGGCTTGGGCAATTTCATGACTTACGGTGATTTCCCGGAAAAGGGTATGGATGATCCGGCCTCGTTTTTGATTCCCTCCGGCGTGATTCTCAACCGCGATTTGTCGAAAATCCACCCGGTTGATTTGAATGCCGAAGACCAGATTCAGGAGTTTGTTGCCCACTCGTGGTACGACTACAGCGAGGGCAAGGATAAGGGTTTGCACCCTTACGCGGGCGAAACTGAGCTGAATTACACGGGCCCGAAACCGCCTTACACCCAACTCGAAGTTGATCAGTCGTATTCGTGGATGAAATCGCCGCGCTGGAAAGGTCAGGCGGTTGAAGTTGGACCACTTGCCCGTGTGCTGATGCTGTACGCCACCGGGCACGAACACACCAAGGCGCTGGTTGATTCCTCGCTGAAATATCTGGATCTGCCGATTGAGGCGCTGTATTCCACGATGGGGCGCACCGCTGCCCGCACGCTGGAAACCAAGATCGTTGCCGACAAGATGCAAACCTGGTTCGACAATCTCATCGCCAATATCAAGGCGGGTGATACCAAAACGTTCAACGAAACCTTGTGGGAGCCGTCAAGCTGGCCATCCAAAGCGCAAGGCGTCGGTTATATGGAAGCCCCGCGTGGTGCACTGGCGCATTGGATCGTGATCAAGGATGAAAAGATCGCCAACTATCAGGCTGTCGTGCCGAGTACTTGGAACGCTGGGCCGCGTGACGTGCAAAATCAGGCGGGGGCGTATGAAGCTTCACTGAAAGGCCACGAGCTGCATGACCCGAAACAGCCGGTGGAGATTTTGCGCACTATCCACAGTTTCGACCCGTGCATTGCTTGCGCCGTGCATGTGACCGACCCGGATGGGGAAGAGCTGATTAAAGTGGAGATTCAATAA
- a CDS encoding toll/interleukin-1 receptor domain-containing protein, with protein MTKVFISYSHDSDAHRERVRKLSDRLRTEGIDCDIDQYDPTPNEGWPLWMLKHMQDANYVLLICTETYQKRVEQREEPGKGLGVRWEGMLLLNQLYRNQSLNTKFIPVIFRPEDEAFIPDPVFGFSRYNLSHPREYDNLYRHIRGELGADKPPLGAPHFIRTIHSNSLPTVEGKLFGRKDELALLDKAWADPQTRVVQFIAPGGTGKTKLLRHWLDHTDNIEALIAWSFYSQGSSEDKQISATPFFSHAFNALHSDKTTFSTEEEKGEHLAHLLRQQRCLLVLDGLEPLQHAGRGMRGELKDRAIRQLLKNLAGEHTSLCIITTRLAVHELCDRAHTVSHDLQNLAVEDGIDLLRYWKIRGSDEELKKAVQEYGCHALALHLLGNALHTYLDGDVRKRDTLDELIDDYDDAGRHAFKVMQAYREWLSGTPELQLLHLLGLFDHPIETDVLQVLWQSQIPNLTAGIAEKAWKVAIRDLREKHRMLSAHEGRPGLLDCHPLIREYFGKQLQTQYPDAWQQAHERLYEYYKALPEEEFPDTLEEMQPLFSAVAHGCAAGLHQQAMWIYSYRVQRGWEQYLFYKFSASSDSLSTLSSLFSIPWSHTANSISQDAKAALFNWVANDLSSLGRLNEAVIPMSLAAELRFKQRHWEEVELNFRNLSELHLFLGNINESIEYAEKSIYYGKRHGSMFSQMASLTTLAHSLHQASEMNKAKRLYQQAEQIQKNQRSYEPYLYSIQGFHYCDLLLELEESKEASIRITESLRINQIHREMSLVSIALTKLSHAQLFSKQQKWVKSLEKSDEAISHLHLSGVQKYLPYGLLARAALFRKTHDFDRARQDLQEVFEIADYSGMRLHLTDYHLEMARLILAEEEEGVCNTPLQETDVGAYCIRPLSLQSHIAAAARLITETGYHRRDAELAKLQQYIG; from the coding sequence ATGACCAAGGTTTTCATCAGCTACAGCCACGATTCCGACGCCCACCGCGAACGAGTACGGAAATTATCCGATCGCCTTCGCACCGAGGGTATTGATTGCGATATAGACCAATACGACCCAACACCGAATGAAGGCTGGCCGCTGTGGATGCTCAAGCACATGCAGGACGCCAACTACGTTCTGCTGATCTGCACCGAAACCTACCAGAAACGGGTTGAGCAACGCGAAGAACCCGGCAAGGGGTTGGGCGTCAGATGGGAAGGCATGTTGCTGCTGAACCAGCTTTATCGCAATCAATCACTCAACACCAAATTCATCCCCGTCATTTTCAGGCCAGAAGACGAAGCTTTCATCCCTGACCCAGTGTTTGGTTTCAGCCGGTATAATCTGAGCCATCCCCGCGAATACGACAACCTCTACCGCCATATTCGCGGCGAACTGGGCGCAGACAAACCACCTTTGGGTGCACCGCATTTCATCCGCACCATCCACAGCAACTCGCTACCGACCGTTGAAGGCAAACTGTTCGGGCGCAAGGATGAACTGGCGCTACTGGATAAAGCCTGGGCAGACCCGCAAACCCGCGTGGTGCAATTCATCGCCCCCGGTGGAACCGGCAAAACCAAACTGCTGCGCCACTGGCTCGACCACACCGACAATATCGAAGCCCTGATCGCCTGGTCGTTCTACTCGCAAGGCTCATCCGAAGACAAACAGATTTCCGCCACCCCATTTTTCAGCCATGCCTTCAACGCGCTGCACTCCGATAAAACCACCTTCAGCACGGAAGAAGAAAAAGGCGAACACCTCGCCCACCTGCTGCGCCAACAGCGTTGCCTGCTGGTGCTGGATGGGCTGGAACCCTTGCAACATGCCGGGCGCGGGATGCGCGGCGAACTCAAGGATCGCGCCATCCGCCAGTTGCTGAAAAATCTTGCCGGGGAACACACCAGCCTGTGTATCATCACCACCCGTCTGGCGGTGCATGAACTCTGCGACCGCGCCCACACCGTTTCCCACGACCTGCAAAACCTTGCGGTGGAAGATGGCATCGACTTGCTGAGGTATTGGAAGATACGCGGCAGTGACGAAGAACTGAAAAAGGCGGTGCAGGAATACGGCTGCCATGCGCTCGCCCTGCATTTATTGGGCAATGCGTTGCACACCTATCTGGATGGGGATGTACGCAAACGCGACACGCTGGATGAATTGATCGACGATTACGATGACGCAGGCCGCCATGCCTTCAAGGTGATGCAGGCGTATCGCGAATGGCTGTCCGGCACACCCGAGTTGCAACTGCTGCATTTGCTGGGGCTGTTCGACCACCCGATCGAAACCGATGTGTTGCAAGTATTATGGCAATCGCAAATCCCCAACCTAACCGCAGGCATCGCGGAAAAAGCGTGGAAAGTCGCCATCCGCGATTTGCGCGAAAAACACCGGATGCTGTCCGCACATGAAGGCCGCCCCGGCCTGCTCGACTGCCACCCGCTGATCCGCGAATACTTCGGCAAGCAACTGCAAACACAGTACCCCGATGCATGGCAACAGGCACATGAGCGGCTGTACGAATACTACAAAGCCCTACCAGAAGAGGAGTTTCCCGACACGTTGGAAGAAATGCAGCCCCTGTTTAGTGCGGTGGCACATGGCTGTGCTGCGGGGTTGCATCAGCAGGCCATGTGGATCTATTCCTACAGAGTTCAAAGAGGATGGGAGCAATATTTGTTTTACAAATTCTCGGCGAGCAGCGATAGCCTTTCAACGCTATCAAGCCTTTTCAGCATACCTTGGTCACACACTGCCAATTCTATAAGTCAAGATGCGAAAGCAGCCTTATTCAATTGGGTGGCAAATGATCTATCGAGCTTAGGTAGGCTTAATGAGGCGGTTATTCCCATGAGTTTGGCGGCAGAATTACGTTTTAAGCAGCGTCATTGGGAGGAGGTTGAGCTAAATTTTAGGAATCTCAGTGAACTACATCTTTTCTTGGGAAATATTAATGAATCTATAGAGTATGCAGAAAAATCAATCTATTACGGTAAGCGGCATGGAAGTATGTTTAGCCAGATGGCGAGTCTCACAACGCTTGCACATAGCCTGCACCAAGCTTCAGAAATGAACAAAGCTAAAAGACTGTATCAGCAAGCAGAACAAATCCAAAAAAATCAGCGATCATACGAACCGTATTTATATTCCATCCAAGGATTCCATTACTGCGATTTATTGTTAGAGCTTGAAGAATCTAAAGAAGCTTCAATCAGGATCACAGAATCCTTAAGGATAAATCAAATACATAGGGAAATGTCTTTGGTATCAATAGCATTAACTAAACTTTCACATGCCCAGCTATTTTCTAAGCAACAGAAGTGGGTTAAATCCTTAGAGAAAAGTGATGAAGCTATATCTCATCTACATTTATCGGGGGTGCAGAAATATCTACCTTATGGGCTGCTCGCCCGCGCTGCCTTGTTCCGCAAAACCCACGACTTCGACCGCGCCCGGCAGGACTTGCAGGAAGTATTCGAGATTGCCGATTACAGCGGAATGCGGCTGCATTTGACGGATTATCATTTGGAGATGGCGCGGTTGATTCTGGCGGAGGAAGAAGAGGGCGTATGCAATACGCCCCTACAGGAGACGGACGTAGGGGCGTATTGCATACGCCCTCTTTCTCTTCAATCCCACATTGCCGCGGCAGCCCGCCTGATCACCGAAACCGGCTACCACCGCCGCGACGCGGAACTAGCCAAGTTACAACAATACATCGGCTAG